A single window of Eucalyptus grandis isolate ANBG69807.140 chromosome 1, ASM1654582v1, whole genome shotgun sequence DNA harbors:
- the LOC104453860 gene encoding MLO-like protein 1 has protein sequence MAGGAKGPTLEFTPTWVLAVVCTVIVVISLAVERFLHYAGKYLKKRNQKPLFDALQKIKEELMLLGFISLLLAVFQERIDNICISEELADKWLPCKERAADKHSSTAAHFLTNFFPPGGRRLLTEDSAASSDYCSGKGKVPLLSLMALHHLHIFIFVLAVVHVVFCALTILCGGAQIRLWKRWEDAIQKEEFDPEEALQTKFTNVQDHTFIRGRFLGIGKNLSILSWVQSFIKQFYGSVTRSDYTTLRLGFIMAHCRGNPKFNFHKYMIRALEADFKKVVGISWYLWLFVVVFLLLNVAGWHAYFWISFIPLTLLLAVGTKLEHVITRLAQDVAQRHIAIAGDLVVQPSDDHFWFHRPRLILVLIHIILFQNSFELAFLLFILIRYKFKYCIMGEVHFIIPRLVIGVFVQLLCSYSTLPLYAIVTQMGTSFKKAIFDEHIQQGLVGWARQAKKNNNLRKTATDGSSVQTGSKQGLVGVELTKNGGDRIATGDVGA, from the exons atggcaGGAGGAGCGAAGGGACCGACGTTGGAATTCACGCCAACGTGGGTGCTCGCCGTTGTTTGCACCGTGATAGTCGTCATTTCTCTGGCTGTTGAGCGGTTTCTCCATTATGCCGGCAAG TATCTCAAGAAGCGGAACCAGAAACCACTCTTTGACGCCTTACAGAAAATCAAAGAAG AGCTAATGCTGTTGGGTTTCATATCGCTCCTGCTCGCTGTGTTCCAAGAAAGAATAGACAATATTTGCATTTCAGAAGAGCTCGCGGATAAGTGGCTACCTTGCAAGGAGAGAGCCGCCGACAAGCACAGCAGCACCGCTGCTCATTTCCTGACTAATTTCTTCCCTCCTGGAGGACGCCGCCTTCTCACCGAAGATTCAGCAGCTTCCTCTGACTACTGCAGTGGCAAG GGGAAGGTGCCGTTGTTGTCTCTCATGGCGCTTCATCATCTGCACATTTTCATCTTCGTGCTGGCCGTTGTGCACGTGGTTTTCTGTGCATTAACGATCCTATGCGGGGGAGCACAG ATACGCCTATGGAAGCGATGGGAGGATGCCATTCAGAAGGAGGAGTTTGACCCCGAAGAGG CTTTGCAAACAAAGTTCACAAATGTTCAGGATCACACCTTCATCAGAGGACGTTTTCTTGGCATTGGCAAGAACTTATCTATACTCAGCTGGGTG CAATCCTTTATCAAGCAGTTTTATGGTTCTGTGACCAGGTCGGATTATACCACGCTTCGTTTGGGTTTTATCATG GCTCACTGTAGAGGCAATCCGAAATTCAATTTCCACAAGTACATGATACGCGCTCTGGAGGCCGATTTCAAGAAAGTTGTCGGAATAAG TTGGTATCTTTGGCTATTCGTTGTGGTCTTCTTGCTACTCAATGTTGCTG GTTGGCATGCGTACTTCTGGATATCTTTCATCCCGTTGACT CTTTTGCTGGCGGTCGGAACCAAACTGGAGCATGTGATAACTAGGTTGGCCCAGGACGTTGCCCAGAGGCATATAGCGATTGCAGGGGACTTAGTTGTTCAGCCTTCTGATGACCATTTCTGGTTCCACCGGCCTCGGCTCATTCTTGTCCTGATTCACATCATTCTGTTCCAAAACTCCTTTGAACTGGCTTTCTTGCTCTTCATATTG ATCCGATATAAATTCAAGTACTGCATAATGGGCGAGGTCCATTTTATCATCCCAAGACTTGTCATTGG AGTGTTTGTCCAGCTCCTTTGTAGTTACAGCACACTGCCTCTATACGCAATTGTAACACAG ATGGGGACCTCGTTCAAGAAGGCGATATTTGATGAACACATACAACAGGGGCTCGTTGGTTGGGCCCGGCAAGcgaaaaagaacaataatttaagaaaaacagCCACTGATGGGTCTAGTGTTCAAACGGGTTCAAAACAGGGATTGGTTGGAGTTGAGCTGACCAAAAATGGCGGAGATCGTATTGCGACGGGAGATGTGGGAGCGTAG